From one Rhineura floridana isolate rRhiFlo1 chromosome 4, rRhiFlo1.hap2, whole genome shotgun sequence genomic stretch:
- the SOBP gene encoding sine oculis-binding protein homolog isoform X5: MQAARDEDGHAENFPQQHYAKETPRLAFKNNCELLHLSLTPKLFHEHHSPVNIYLEVCDWCKHIRHTKEYLDFGDGERRLQFCSAKCLNQYKMDIFYKETQANLPAGLCSTLHPPVENKAEGTGVQLLTPDSWNIPLADARRKAPSPASAAGQIQGPGPSASTTASPPDTANCSVTKIPTPVPKSIPINENPNIPPVSVQPPGNIVPPIGVPPRSPPMVMTNRGPVPLPIFMEQQIMQQIRPPFIRGPPHHASNPNSPLSNPMIPGIGPPPGGPRNMGPTSSPMHRPMLSPHIHPPTTPTMPGNPPGLLPPPPPGVPLPSLPFPPVSMMPNGPMPMPQMMNFGLPSLAPLVPPPTLLVPYPVIVPLPVPIPIPIPIPHINDSKPPNGFSSNGENFIPSSSTDATGTKPTNNSVSPRDSKQGPSKSSDSTPSCSGQSLNQTQVHQEHSKNEVVDLTVRPTSPVNKLGFPTVLQGPQDGVIDLTVGHRSRLHNVIHRALHAQVKVENEANSVVNLTFGSSDKRNCNDCRNNCSPTEAKTLPCSDPVHCGPITLPSGTSENSTAAGCNVIVNGTKGPEVSKNPEQPQEQKKSQPLEELPVSELESVKENNCTSNCRREGESGKKTGEEPLFGGDKQDPNLNNPADEDHAYALRMLPKAGCVIQPVPKPVEKTAIAPCIISTPILSTGPEDLEPPLKRRCLRIRNQNK; the protein is encoded by the coding sequence GTATGTGACTGGTGTAAGCACATAAGACACACAAAAGAGTATCTGGATTTTGGGGACGGGGAAAGAAGGCTTCAGTTCTGCAGTGCAAAATGTCTCAATCAGTACAAAATGGACATTTTCTACAAAGAAACACAGGCCAATCTTCCAGCTGGACTTTGCAGCACATTACATCCTCCAGTCGAAAATAAAGCAGAAGGCACTGGAGTGCAGCTGCTGACTCCAGATTCTTGGAATATACCGCTAGCAGATGCTCGGAGAAAGGCCCCATCCCCAGCGTCTGCAGCTGGCCAAATTCAAGGTCCTGGACCATCAGCATCTACCACTGCCTCTCCGCCTGACACTGCCAACTGCTCTGTCACTAAAATCCCAACGCCTGTTCCCAAATCTATTCCCATCAATGAGAATCCAAATATTCCACCAGTTTCTGTTCAGCCACCTGGTAATATTGTGCCTCCAATTGGTGTCCCACCTCGAAGCCCTCCCATGGTGATGACAAATCGTGGGCCGGTACCTCTGCCCATATTCATGGAACAGCAAATAATGCAGCAAATCCGCCCACCATTTATTCGAGGGCCACCTCATCATGCCTCAAATCCTAACAGCCCTCTGTCCAATCCAATGATTCCTGGAATTGGTCCACCCCCAGGTGGTCCTAGAAATATGGGCCCCACTTCCAGCCCTATGCATAGGCCAATGCTGTCCCCTCATATTCACCCTCCAACAACTCCAACCATGCCTGGAAATCCCCCAGGTTTACTACCCCCTCCACCCCCGGGTGTCCCTTTGCCTAGTCTTCCCTTCCCTCCAGTAAGCATGATGCCAAATGGTCCTATGCCCATGCCGCAGATGATGAACTTTGGCTTGCCATCTCTTGCCCCATTGGTGCCACCCCCAACCCTTTTAGTGCCATATCCTGTCATTGTTCCTTTACCAGTTCCTATCCCCATTCCTATCCCTATTCCTCACATCAATGATTCCAAGCCCCCAAATGGCTTCTCCAGCAATGGAGAAAACTTCATTCCAAGTTCATCCACTGATGCAACTGGGACAAAGCCAACCAATAATTCTGTGTCCCCCAGAGATTCGAAACAAGGGCCTTCCAAGTCCTCTGACTCAACTCCAAGCTGCTCAGGCCAGTCCTTAAATCAAACACAAGTGCATCAGGAGCATAGTAAAAATGAAGTTGTTGATTTGACTGTGAGACCTACTAGTCCGGTGAACAAGTTGGGTTTTCCTACAGTACTACAGGGACCACAGGATGGTGTGATAGACTTAACTGTAGGTCACAGGTCTAGACTACACAATGTTATCCACAGGGCTTTGCATGCTCAAGTCAAAGTTGAAAATGAAGCCAACAGTGTTGTAAATCTGACTTTTGGTAGCTCAGATAAAAGGAACTGCAATGACTGCAGGAACAATTGCAGCCCTACTGAAGCAAAAACTTTACCTTGTAGTGACCCAGTTCACTGTGGGCCCATCACGCTGCCGTCTGGCACTTCAGAAAATAGTACGGCCGCAGGTTGCAATGTCATTGTGAATGGCACAAAGGGCCCAGAGGTTTCTAAGAACCCAGAGCAGCCCCAAGAGCAGAAAAAGTCTCAACCTCTGGAAGAATTGCCAGTGAGTGAGCTGGAGTCTGTCAAAGAGAACAATTGTACATCGAACTGCCGTCGAGAAGGAGAATCTGGTAAGAAGACTGGGGAAGAACCCCTGTTTGGGGGAGACAAACAAGATCCCAACCTTAACAATCCTGCAGATGAGGACCATGCATATGCTTTGCGGATGCTACCCAAGGCAGGCTGTGTCATCCAGCCTGTGCCAAAACCAGTGGAAAAGACTGCTATTGCACCATGCATTATTTCAACACCAATTCTCAGCACAGGGCCAGAAGAtctggagccaccactgaaaaggaggTGTCTCCGAATTCGAAATCAGAATAAGTAA
- the SOBP gene encoding sine oculis-binding protein homolog isoform X4, whose product MVHVSQAYSKARDEDGHAENFPQQHYAKETPRLAFKNNCELLHLSLTPKLFHEHHSPVNIYLEVCDWCKHIRHTKEYLDFGDGERRLQFCSAKCLNQYKMDIFYKETQANLPAGLCSTLHPPVENKAEGTGVQLLTPDSWNIPLADARRKAPSPASAAGQIQGPGPSASTTASPPDTANCSVTKIPTPVPKSIPINENPNIPPVSVQPPGNIVPPIGVPPRSPPMVMTNRGPVPLPIFMEQQIMQQIRPPFIRGPPHHASNPNSPLSNPMIPGIGPPPGGPRNMGPTSSPMHRPMLSPHIHPPTTPTMPGNPPGLLPPPPPGVPLPSLPFPPVSMMPNGPMPMPQMMNFGLPSLAPLVPPPTLLVPYPVIVPLPVPIPIPIPIPHINDSKPPNGFSSNGENFIPSSSTDATGTKPTNNSVSPRDSKQGPSKSSDSTPSCSGQSLNQTQVHQEHSKNEVVDLTVRPTSPVNKLGFPTVLQGPQDGVIDLTVGHRSRLHNVIHRALHAQVKVENEANSVVNLTFGSSDKRNCNDCRNNCSPTEAKTLPCSDPVHCGPITLPSGTSENSTAAGCNVIVNGTKGPEVSKNPEQPQEQKKSQPLEELPVSELESVKENNCTSNCRREGESGKKTGEEPLFGGDKQDPNLNNPADEDHAYALRMLPKAGCVIQPVPKPVEKTAIAPCIISTPILSTGPEDLEPPLKRRCLRIRNQNK is encoded by the coding sequence GTATGTGACTGGTGTAAGCACATAAGACACACAAAAGAGTATCTGGATTTTGGGGACGGGGAAAGAAGGCTTCAGTTCTGCAGTGCAAAATGTCTCAATCAGTACAAAATGGACATTTTCTACAAAGAAACACAGGCCAATCTTCCAGCTGGACTTTGCAGCACATTACATCCTCCAGTCGAAAATAAAGCAGAAGGCACTGGAGTGCAGCTGCTGACTCCAGATTCTTGGAATATACCGCTAGCAGATGCTCGGAGAAAGGCCCCATCCCCAGCGTCTGCAGCTGGCCAAATTCAAGGTCCTGGACCATCAGCATCTACCACTGCCTCTCCGCCTGACACTGCCAACTGCTCTGTCACTAAAATCCCAACGCCTGTTCCCAAATCTATTCCCATCAATGAGAATCCAAATATTCCACCAGTTTCTGTTCAGCCACCTGGTAATATTGTGCCTCCAATTGGTGTCCCACCTCGAAGCCCTCCCATGGTGATGACAAATCGTGGGCCGGTACCTCTGCCCATATTCATGGAACAGCAAATAATGCAGCAAATCCGCCCACCATTTATTCGAGGGCCACCTCATCATGCCTCAAATCCTAACAGCCCTCTGTCCAATCCAATGATTCCTGGAATTGGTCCACCCCCAGGTGGTCCTAGAAATATGGGCCCCACTTCCAGCCCTATGCATAGGCCAATGCTGTCCCCTCATATTCACCCTCCAACAACTCCAACCATGCCTGGAAATCCCCCAGGTTTACTACCCCCTCCACCCCCGGGTGTCCCTTTGCCTAGTCTTCCCTTCCCTCCAGTAAGCATGATGCCAAATGGTCCTATGCCCATGCCGCAGATGATGAACTTTGGCTTGCCATCTCTTGCCCCATTGGTGCCACCCCCAACCCTTTTAGTGCCATATCCTGTCATTGTTCCTTTACCAGTTCCTATCCCCATTCCTATCCCTATTCCTCACATCAATGATTCCAAGCCCCCAAATGGCTTCTCCAGCAATGGAGAAAACTTCATTCCAAGTTCATCCACTGATGCAACTGGGACAAAGCCAACCAATAATTCTGTGTCCCCCAGAGATTCGAAACAAGGGCCTTCCAAGTCCTCTGACTCAACTCCAAGCTGCTCAGGCCAGTCCTTAAATCAAACACAAGTGCATCAGGAGCATAGTAAAAATGAAGTTGTTGATTTGACTGTGAGACCTACTAGTCCGGTGAACAAGTTGGGTTTTCCTACAGTACTACAGGGACCACAGGATGGTGTGATAGACTTAACTGTAGGTCACAGGTCTAGACTACACAATGTTATCCACAGGGCTTTGCATGCTCAAGTCAAAGTTGAAAATGAAGCCAACAGTGTTGTAAATCTGACTTTTGGTAGCTCAGATAAAAGGAACTGCAATGACTGCAGGAACAATTGCAGCCCTACTGAAGCAAAAACTTTACCTTGTAGTGACCCAGTTCACTGTGGGCCCATCACGCTGCCGTCTGGCACTTCAGAAAATAGTACGGCCGCAGGTTGCAATGTCATTGTGAATGGCACAAAGGGCCCAGAGGTTTCTAAGAACCCAGAGCAGCCCCAAGAGCAGAAAAAGTCTCAACCTCTGGAAGAATTGCCAGTGAGTGAGCTGGAGTCTGTCAAAGAGAACAATTGTACATCGAACTGCCGTCGAGAAGGAGAATCTGGTAAGAAGACTGGGGAAGAACCCCTGTTTGGGGGAGACAAACAAGATCCCAACCTTAACAATCCTGCAGATGAGGACCATGCATATGCTTTGCGGATGCTACCCAAGGCAGGCTGTGTCATCCAGCCTGTGCCAAAACCAGTGGAAAAGACTGCTATTGCACCATGCATTATTTCAACACCAATTCTCAGCACAGGGCCAGAAGAtctggagccaccactgaaaaggaggTGTCTCCGAATTCGAAATCAGAATAAGTAA